In Lacibacter sp. H375, one DNA window encodes the following:
- a CDS encoding murein hydrolase activator EnvC family protein — MLKFLLVICCTLLQVALFAQDKNELERKRKQTLQEIDMLNRQYNDIKKNQKQSIGQLTLIQNKIRLRNEVINTINKQVRAINGDINTSYVEMRRLKKDLDTLKMTYAHNVVYAYKNRSSYDFLNFLFSATNFNDAIRRIAYMKAYRSYRAEQLEVINKTELMYRDKITQLTNARKEKSAVLNDQSKEMGELVKDKEEQASVVNNLKKREKEINKDIATKKKQAQQLQASITAVINREIAAAKKEAKEREDKLRKDKEAADRIAKENAKTNPTTTAPAVTAPAVKKDEPKKTESYLEYNKEDLALGNNFESNKGKLPFPVDNGYVSINFGSYVIPGTTIKGNQDFITIASPAGTSVKACFDGEVRSVFDVGGNTAVIIQHGKYFTTYSNLSSTSVSKGQTVKTGQVIGRVGTNIDGDGELNFVLARENQMINPSPWLRGR; from the coding sequence ATGCTGAAATTCTTGTTGGTAATATGCTGTACCCTTTTGCAGGTGGCCTTGTTTGCACAGGATAAAAATGAATTGGAAAGAAAGCGTAAACAAACGCTGCAGGAAATTGATATGCTTAACAGGCAGTATAATGATATCAAGAAGAACCAGAAGCAGAGTATTGGTCAGCTTACGTTAATACAGAATAAGATCCGTTTACGTAATGAAGTGATTAACACCATCAACAAGCAGGTACGTGCAATAAATGGCGATATAAATACTTCTTACGTTGAAATGAGAAGGTTGAAAAAGGACCTTGATACATTGAAGATGACCTATGCACATAATGTGGTGTATGCTTACAAGAACAGGAGTAGTTACGATTTTCTCAACTTTTTATTTTCGGCTACCAATTTTAACGATGCCATACGCCGTATTGCATACATGAAAGCATACCGCAGTTACAGAGCTGAGCAACTTGAAGTGATCAATAAAACAGAACTGATGTACAGGGACAAGATTACACAATTGACGAATGCACGGAAAGAAAAAAGTGCTGTGTTAAATGATCAGAGCAAAGAGATGGGTGAATTGGTGAAGGATAAAGAAGAACAGGCTTCGGTGGTGAATAATTTAAAGAAGCGTGAGAAAGAGATTAATAAAGATATTGCCACGAAGAAAAAACAGGCACAACAATTACAGGCATCTATTACAGCCGTAATCAATCGGGAAATTGCGGCAGCAAAGAAAGAGGCAAAAGAAAGAGAAGATAAGTTAAGAAAAGATAAAGAAGCAGCAGATCGTATTGCAAAAGAAAATGCAAAAACAAATCCAACGACAACTGCACCTGCCGTTACTGCACCTGCGGTGAAGAAAGACGAGCCAAAGAAAACGGAAAGCTATCTCGAATACAACAAGGAAGATCTTGCATTGGGTAACAATTTTGAAAGTAATAAAGGGAAATTGCCATTCCCTGTTGATAATGGATATGTGTCAATCAATTTTGGATCGTATGTTATTCCTGGTACAACTATTAAAGGGAACCAGGATTTTATTACCATCGCTTCACCCGCAGGTACTTCTGTAAAAGCCTGTTTCGATGGGGAAGTCAGAAGCGTGTTTGATGTAGGTGGTAATACAGCTGTTATCATTCAGCATGGTAAATACTTTACAACTTACAGTAATCTTTCATCTACCAGTGTAAGTAAAGGACAAACAGTGAAAACAGGACAAGTGATCGGTCGTGTTGGAACCAACATCGATGGCGATGGAGAACTTAACTTTGTGCTTGCACGTGAAAATCAAATGATCAATCCAAGTCCCTGGTTAAGGGGTCGCTGA
- a CDS encoding sensor histidine kinase produces the protein MHQLALYQIGLNWFEALTDSLVSNSLLIYVSMLMFTILRFYLPRSNNVLNLFIWIILLTTGWFFVSDKLLDLIYKNNTHYQLLVNNTWPIRFAIGFLINGCISLVGYAYFNWQERAETEKKKTEAEQLSKEAELYKLRQQLQPHFLFNALNSINALIGSRPAEAREMVQQLSDFLRTTLRKEEQQWIKLEDEIHSLQLYLDIEKVRFGHRLSTQLELDTDAWKMQLPALLLQPLVENAIKFGLYDTTEDSRIYLLAKAEAGQLVITVENPFDPSTAAAQKGTGFGLSSVQRRLYLMFGRNDLLQTTAKENIFSTTVIIPQPIVSDASRNV, from the coding sequence ATGCATCAACTGGCCTTATACCAAATCGGGTTGAATTGGTTTGAAGCGTTAACGGATAGTCTTGTGAGCAACAGCTTATTGATCTACGTGTCTATGCTGATGTTTACGATCCTTCGGTTTTATTTACCACGCTCAAACAACGTGTTGAATCTTTTTATCTGGATCATACTGCTTACAACAGGATGGTTTTTTGTATCTGATAAATTGTTAGATCTTATTTACAAAAACAATACGCATTACCAGTTGCTGGTTAATAATACATGGCCTATACGTTTTGCTATTGGTTTTTTGATCAATGGGTGTATAAGCCTGGTTGGTTACGCTTATTTTAACTGGCAGGAGCGTGCTGAAACAGAAAAGAAAAAAACAGAAGCAGAACAATTAAGTAAAGAAGCGGAGCTGTATAAACTGCGTCAGCAATTGCAACCACATTTTTTATTCAATGCACTTAATTCAATCAATGCACTTATTGGCTCACGACCTGCAGAAGCAAGAGAAATGGTGCAGCAGTTATCTGATTTTTTACGTACCACCTTGCGTAAAGAAGAGCAACAATGGATAAAACTGGAAGATGAAATTCATTCTCTGCAGTTATATCTTGATATTGAGAAAGTGCGTTTCGGACATCGCTTAAGCACACAACTGGAATTAGATACCGATGCATGGAAAATGCAGTTGCCTGCTTTGCTCTTACAGCCGTTGGTAGAAAACGCCATAAAGTTTGGATTGTATGATACAACAGAAGATTCACGCATTTACCTGCTGGCAAAAGCTGAAGCCGGTCAACTGGTGATTACAGTTGAAAATCCATTCGATCCTTCAACTGCCGCAGCACAAAAGGGAACAGGTTTTGGATTGAGCTCGGTACAACGACGTTTATATTTAATGTTTGGCCGAAATGATCTGCTACAAACAACAGCAAAAGAAAATATCTTTAGTACAACAGTGATCATACCACAACCAATCGTATCTGACGCTTCAAGGAATGTTTGA
- a CDS encoding LytR/AlgR family response regulator transcription factor, with product MQYKVLVIDDEPLARSMLLEYLQAYPQLQVVEECNNGFEGVKAIQQHNPDLIFLDIQMPKITGFEMLELLEEPPAVIFTTAFDEFAVEAFEKNAVDYLLKPFSQQRFDKAIARWMEQDKTSAAVTTEQVLKDAAKNPSQAERIVVKNGTKITIIPIQDIHYLEAADDYVKIVTATGSFLKKQTMSFFEDTLNSSSFVRTHRSYMVRLQEITRIDPYEKENHLAVLRSGAKIPVSRAGYPKLKAMLGL from the coding sequence ATGCAGTATAAAGTTTTAGTCATTGATGATGAGCCATTGGCAAGAAGTATGTTGCTTGAATACCTGCAGGCTTATCCGCAATTGCAGGTAGTGGAAGAATGCAATAATGGTTTTGAAGGAGTGAAAGCCATTCAGCAGCATAACCCCGATCTTATTTTTCTCGATATTCAAATGCCAAAGATCACCGGCTTTGAAATGCTGGAGTTACTGGAAGAACCGCCTGCTGTAATTTTCACTACGGCATTTGATGAATTCGCTGTGGAGGCATTTGAAAAAAATGCAGTGGATTATTTACTGAAACCTTTTTCACAGCAACGCTTTGATAAAGCTATTGCACGCTGGATGGAGCAGGATAAAACATCAGCAGCTGTGACAACAGAACAGGTTTTGAAAGATGCAGCGAAAAATCCATCACAGGCAGAACGCATTGTTGTAAAGAACGGAACCAAGATCACCATCATTCCTATACAGGATATTCATTACCTCGAAGCAGCTGATGATTATGTAAAAATTGTGACAGCAACCGGCAGCTTTCTGAAAAAACAAACCATGAGTTTTTTTGAAGACACACTCAACTCGTCTTCATTTGTTCGCACACATCGGTCATACATGGTGCGGTTGCAGGAGATCACACGTATCGATCCGTATGAAAAAGAAAATCATCTTGCGGTATTACGATCGGGTGCAAAAATTCCGGTGAGTCGTGCAGGTTATCCAAAGTTGAAAGCAATGTTGGGGCTATAA
- the upp gene encoding uracil phosphoribosyltransferase gives MVINLSEQHSLVSNWVAELRDTEIQTDRMRFRRNLERIGEIAAYEISKLLPWEEKEITTPLGSAPSKVLKAQPVLATILRAGLPLHQGLLNYFDKADNAFISAYRKHHRDGSFEISLDYISCPSLENRVVIIADPMLATGSSLVKTVQYLRDEGQPAEIHIVCAIACTVGIEFVHRTEPKVKIWCGAIDDELTAKGYIVPGLGDAGDLAYGTKVQM, from the coding sequence ATGGTCATCAATTTAAGCGAGCAGCATTCATTGGTAAGTAATTGGGTGGCTGAGTTGAGGGATACCGAAATTCAGACCGACCGTATGCGTTTCCGCCGCAACCTGGAACGTATCGGGGAAATAGCAGCTTACGAGATCAGTAAACTCCTGCCTTGGGAGGAAAAAGAAATTACCACCCCTTTGGGCAGCGCTCCATCTAAAGTATTGAAGGCGCAACCCGTTTTGGCAACAATATTAAGGGCAGGTTTGCCGTTACATCAGGGACTGTTGAACTATTTCGACAAGGCCGATAATGCGTTCATCTCTGCCTATCGCAAACATCATCGTGATGGCAGTTTTGAAATTAGCCTGGATTATATCAGTTGTCCCAGTCTTGAAAACAGGGTAGTGATCATTGCCGATCCAATGCTGGCAACGGGTAGCTCACTGGTAAAAACAGTGCAATACCTGAGGGATGAAGGGCAACCTGCTGAGATACATATCGTTTGTGCCATCGCTTGTACGGTAGGGATTGAATTTGTGCACCGCACTGAGCCAAAAGTAAAGATATGGTGTGGCGCAATAGATGATGAATTAACGGCGAAAGGTTATATTGTGCCCGGATTAGGTGATGCCGGTGATCTTGCGTACGGAACAAAAGTGCAGATGTGA
- a CDS encoding peptide ligase PGM1-related protein yields the protein MPEIIQQHPSIESGSSTAPAQTLSAKDKVLFNELKEQLCEQFRTTFPDKLAPRTVVVIPSLTLDHTILSKVKGHVFYEERLLCLLMLLRMPRTRVIYVTSVPIDPAIIDYYLHLLPGITGYHARQRLILLSCFDASSTPLTEKILQRPRLIERIKQLIDPNSPAHITCFNVTEQEQALALQLQIPLYGCDPELNYLGTKSASRKLFKSLNILTPDGFEDVKNKEEVIDCLVSLKQQKPTLRKAVVKMNDGFSGEGNAVFSYEGATADDSLRSWIADHIDQQLKIVAAKLTSEVFFKKFEQMEGIVEEFLEAEIITSPSVQCLIDPLGNASVLSTHDQMLGGENSQVFLGATFPADKIYAREIGRLGFIIAEGLKNKGVLGRFAIDFMSAKVGNEFKHYAIEINLRKGGTTHPYLMLQFLTEGDYDPEKGEYFMPDGKKRYYFATDNLQRDCYKGLTPHDLIDIAMLNDLHYSNAQEEGVMFHLISALSQFGKVGLVSIGRTPERAVEYYKKVVDVLNKECE from the coding sequence ATGCCCGAAATCATACAGCAACACCCATCGATTGAAAGTGGATCATCAACTGCTCCAGCTCAAACATTAAGTGCAAAAGACAAAGTACTGTTCAATGAATTAAAAGAACAACTCTGCGAACAGTTCAGAACAACTTTTCCTGATAAACTTGCACCACGAACGGTTGTGGTAATTCCAAGTCTTACATTAGACCATACCATTCTTTCAAAAGTAAAGGGCCATGTGTTTTATGAAGAGCGTTTGCTTTGTTTGCTCATGTTATTGCGTATGCCACGCACAAGGGTTATTTATGTAACCAGTGTACCCATTGATCCGGCGATCATTGATTATTATTTGCATCTGCTTCCGGGCATTACGGGTTATCATGCCAGGCAGCGGCTGATCTTGTTGAGTTGCTTTGATGCTTCGTCCACACCACTCACAGAAAAAATTCTGCAACGACCTCGATTAATTGAACGCATCAAACAATTGATCGATCCAAATTCACCTGCACATATAACCTGCTTTAACGTAACAGAACAGGAACAGGCTCTTGCATTGCAACTGCAAATCCCCTTGTATGGTTGCGACCCGGAATTGAATTATTTAGGAACAAAAAGTGCAAGTAGAAAATTATTCAAATCATTGAACATACTTACACCCGATGGGTTTGAAGATGTAAAAAATAAAGAAGAAGTGATCGATTGCCTTGTATCACTTAAACAACAAAAACCCACATTAAGAAAAGCAGTGGTGAAAATGAATGATGGTTTCTCAGGTGAAGGCAATGCTGTGTTCTCTTATGAAGGTGCTACGGCTGATGATTCATTACGAAGCTGGATTGCCGACCACATCGATCAGCAATTAAAAATTGTTGCAGCCAAACTTACGAGTGAAGTGTTTTTTAAAAAGTTTGAACAGATGGAAGGTATTGTGGAAGAATTCCTGGAAGCTGAGATCATTACGTCGCCATCGGTACAATGTCTTATTGATCCGTTGGGAAATGCATCGGTACTATCAACACATGATCAAATGCTGGGTGGTGAAAACAGCCAGGTATTTTTAGGTGCAACATTTCCGGCCGATAAAATTTATGCAAGAGAGATCGGCCGTTTAGGGTTTATTATTGCTGAAGGCCTAAAGAATAAAGGCGTGCTTGGCCGTTTTGCTATTGATTTTATGAGTGCAAAAGTTGGTAATGAATTCAAACATTATGCAATTGAAATTAACTTACGGAAAGGTGGCACCACACACCCCTACTTAATGTTGCAGTTTTTGACTGAAGGCGATTATGATCCTGAAAAAGGAGAATACTTTATGCCCGATGGAAAGAAGCGATATTATTTTGCAACTGATAACCTGCAACGGGATTGTTACAAAGGCTTAACCCCACACGACCTGATCGATATTGCTATGCTGAATGATCTTCATTACAGCAATGCGCAGGAAGAAGGTGTGATGTTTCATTTGATCAGCGCACTTTCTCAATTTGGAAAAGTTGGCTTGGTATCTATTGGCCGAACTCCTGAAAGAGCAGTGGAGTACTATAAGAAAGTAGTGGATGTATTAAATAAAGAGTGTGAATGA
- a CDS encoding DUF4288 domain-containing protein, with the protein MNWYLTKIVFQIICGDGSHTAQFEEQLRVIQAADPAAAVKKAEHIGKQEEQSFLNYVQQPVCWKLIAVTDIYPFAAEIDGAEIFSRISEEEQAASFIHSMQLRSEDAAKRIAANYQS; encoded by the coding sequence ATGAACTGGTATCTTACTAAAATAGTTTTTCAGATCATTTGTGGCGATGGATCACATACGGCACAGTTTGAAGAACAGCTGCGGGTGATACAAGCTGCTGATCCAGCAGCAGCAGTTAAAAAGGCTGAGCATATTGGTAAGCAGGAAGAACAATCGTTTCTCAATTATGTACAACAACCTGTTTGCTGGAAATTAATTGCTGTAACCGATATTTATCCGTTTGCCGCCGAAATAGATGGTGCTGAAATTTTTTCACGCATCAGTGAAGAAGAGCAGGCTGCATCATTTATTCACAGCATGCAGTTGCGTTCTGAAGACGCAGCAAAACGCATAGCAGCAAATTATCAATCCTAA
- a CDS encoding anhydro-N-acetylmuramic acid kinase produces MIYRALGVSSNTSIQSLELVFASFEVSGKKWDVEIRQTASITYPSDLQQRLQSAAICSAVDYLQLHVDYGHWIGNQIKQFIDEHHLDYQIQLIGLMGHTAIHSTETKLSHALGDAAAVAAITGVNVVSDFRMIDLALNGKADPVFKLASTLLPLPETVQHDAFYAAFFALLRWREENNLLAADTGALRDSIGGAVWVGQEW; encoded by the coding sequence ATGATCTACCGGGCTTTAGGCGTTTCAAGTAATACCAGTATCCAATCTTTAGAACTTGTATTTGCCTCTTTTGAAGTAAGCGGGAAAAAATGGGATGTTGAGATAAGACAAACGGCATCGATTACTTACCCCTCCGATCTACAACAACGTTTACAATCAGCAGCCATATGTTCCGCTGTTGATTACCTTCAACTGCATGTCGATTACGGACATTGGATCGGCAATCAGATAAAACAATTCATTGACGAACATCATCTCGATTACCAGATACAATTGATCGGGTTGATGGGACATACAGCCATTCATTCAACTGAAACAAAATTAAGTCATGCCCTGGGTGATGCTGCGGCAGTAGCTGCTATTACGGGTGTGAATGTGGTAAGCGATTTTCGTATGATCGATCTTGCGTTAAATGGTAAAGCTGATCCGGTATTTAAACTGGCTTCAACATTATTGCCATTGCCTGAAACTGTACAACACGATGCATTTTATGCCGCCTTCTTTGCATTGCTCCGCTGGCGTGAAGAAAACAATCTGCTTGCTGCTGATACCGGCGCTTTGCGTGATAGTATTGGTGGCGCTGTTTGGGTGGGACAGGAATGGTAG
- a CDS encoding M20/M25/M40 family metallo-hydrolase, with protein sequence MRTIKVAMAFCLLGLAADAQNKDSAMFKRIADDIFTNSKAYDNLRFLCKQVGPRLSGSPQAEKSVKETFRMMKELGADTVYLQECIVPHWVRGAKESALLVDDKGATFLLNICALGNSVGTGKKGVKAEVIEVRSFGELDALGEKGVKGKIVFYNFPMNPTNVETFRSYGEAGQFRGRGPSMAAKYGAIGVMVRSLASNIDDYPHTGATTYNDSFPKIPAIAVSTRHAEYVSAELKKKKGLQMYFRTECEMLPDVKSHNVIGEIRGTEFPNEVITVGGHLDSWDLAEGAHDDGAGCVQSMEIIRVYKKLGIKPKRTIRVVMFMNEENGLRGGRKYAEVATAEKNKKFIFALESDAGGFTPRAFGFTAEETTLNKLRNWVPLFKPYGVYEFSAGGGGADIGPLRPLGTTLAGLRPDSQRYFDHHHAANDTFEMVSKRELELGAINMVLLLYVVDQYGL encoded by the coding sequence ATGAGAACAATTAAAGTAGCAATGGCCTTCTGTTTACTGGGCCTCGCAGCCGATGCGCAAAACAAAGATTCGGCTATGTTTAAACGCATTGCCGATGATATTTTCACCAACAGCAAAGCATACGACAATCTGCGTTTTCTTTGTAAACAAGTGGGACCGAGATTAAGTGGTTCGCCACAGGCAGAAAAATCAGTGAAAGAAACTTTTCGCATGATGAAAGAACTGGGTGCCGATACTGTTTACCTGCAGGAATGTATAGTGCCGCATTGGGTACGTGGTGCAAAAGAAAGTGCATTATTGGTTGATGATAAAGGCGCAACCTTTTTGTTGAATATTTGCGCATTAGGCAACAGTGTTGGTACGGGTAAAAAAGGAGTGAAGGCAGAAGTGATCGAAGTACGTTCATTCGGCGAGTTAGATGCATTGGGTGAGAAAGGCGTAAAAGGGAAAATTGTATTTTATAATTTCCCGATGAACCCTACCAATGTTGAAACCTTTCGTTCATATGGTGAAGCAGGCCAGTTTCGTGGTCGTGGCCCGTCAATGGCAGCAAAGTATGGTGCTATAGGCGTAATGGTTCGTTCGCTTGCAAGCAATATTGATGATTATCCGCACACAGGTGCAACAACGTATAATGATTCATTTCCAAAAATTCCGGCAATTGCTGTTTCAACCCGTCATGCAGAATATGTAAGTGCTGAGTTGAAAAAGAAAAAAGGCTTGCAAATGTATTTCCGTACGGAGTGTGAAATGTTGCCTGATGTAAAAAGTCATAATGTAATTGGAGAGATAAGAGGAACAGAATTTCCCAATGAAGTGATTACAGTTGGTGGCCATCTTGATTCATGGGATTTGGCAGAGGGTGCCCATGATGATGGTGCAGGCTGCGTACAGAGTATGGAAATTATTCGTGTGTACAAGAAGTTAGGCATTAAGCCCAAGCGTACCATTCGTGTCGTGATGTTTATGAATGAAGAGAATGGATTGCGTGGCGGCCGCAAGTATGCTGAAGTAGCAACTGCAGAAAAAAACAAGAAATTTATTTTTGCTTTAGAAAGTGATGCCGGTGGTTTTACACCAAGAGCATTTGGTTTTACTGCCGAAGAAACAACATTGAATAAACTCCGCAATTGGGTGCCATTATTTAAGCCGTATGGTGTGTATGAATTTTCTGCAGGCGGTGGCGGTGCAGATATTGGTCCGTTACGCCCATTGGGCACCACGCTTGCAGGGTTACGTCCCGATTCGCAGCGTTACTTCGATCATCATCATGCAGCCAACGATACATTTGAAATGGTGAGTAAGCGTGAGCTTGAATTAGGTGCAATCAATATGGTGCTGCTGTTGTACGTAGTTGATCAATACGGCTTGTAA
- a CDS encoding DUF4292 domain-containing protein → MLLVFGACRSTKKIQQAIVKKDTVAIATPVEKLPTHEDTVRMVNEVLANVEKKHIDFKTFSAKIKVDYSNSKGRQPDFVANVRMLKDSLIWISLSNDIGIEGIRVLISKDSIKLLDKLANTYQVRPLSHIQELSQIPFSFADLQDLLVGNPIFFNKDSVTSYTNNVNGYTLLSIAPLFKNLLSVASDYSVQKSKLDDNDPTLNRTCDLIYNNYENKTGVSFSTQRQITISQQNKLDVELKFKDYKFNEDLSYPFTVPKKFKRI, encoded by the coding sequence ATGCTGCTGGTTTTCGGCGCATGCAGATCAACGAAAAAAATTCAACAGGCAATTGTAAAGAAAGATACTGTTGCAATAGCTACGCCTGTAGAAAAACTCCCAACGCATGAAGACACCGTGCGTATGGTAAACGAAGTATTGGCAAACGTTGAGAAAAAGCACATCGACTTTAAAACATTCTCAGCGAAAATAAAAGTTGATTACAGTAACAGCAAAGGCCGCCAGCCCGATTTTGTTGCCAATGTGCGGATGTTGAAAGATAGCCTCATCTGGATATCACTCAGCAATGATATTGGTATCGAAGGCATTCGTGTTCTGATCTCAAAAGACAGCATTAAGTTGTTAGATAAACTGGCAAACACTTACCAGGTACGTCCGTTGAGCCATATTCAGGAATTGAGCCAGATACCGTTCAGCTTTGCTGATCTGCAGGATCTGTTGGTTGGTAACCCGATCTTTTTTAATAAAGACAGTGTTACATCATACACAAATAACGTAAATGGCTATACGCTGTTGAGTATTGCTCCGTTGTTTAAAAATTTATTATCAGTTGCAAGTGATTATTCGGTACAGAAAAGTAAGCTGGATGATAATGATCCCACGCTTAACCGCACTTGTGATCTTATTTATAACAATTACGAGAATAAGACCGGTGTTTCATTTTCTACACAACGGCAGATCACCATTTCGCAGCAGAATAAGCTGGATGTAGAGCTGAAATTCAAGGATTATAAATTTAATGAGGACCTGAGCTATCCCTTTACAGTTCCTAAAAAATTCAAAAGAATCTGA
- the bshA gene encoding N-acetyl-alpha-D-glucosaminyl L-malate synthase BshA, with protein sequence MKIGIVCYPTFGGSGVLATELGKALAEKGHMVHFITYQQPVRLSGFFTNIFYHEVRVPHYPLFDYPPYETTLASTMVDVVLNNDLDLLHVHYAIPHASAAYMAKQILKKKGKDIPVITTLHGTDITLVGKDKTFEPVVTFSINESDAITAVSNNLRKETYHSFAIEKEIEVIHNFVDVQRFDKKPLDAFRKVLAPNGERIIAHASNFRKVKRVNDIIRIFANINKVVPSKLLMVGDGPDRPGAEELCRELGICDDVRFLGKQQEMEEILAISDMFILTSEYESFGLSALEAMAAGVPVLSTNAGGIPEINIHGETGYMANIGDVNELSRLGIELLKNDELLQYSKQKAKEQAAKFDIHYIVPLYEELYERFVNVSATP encoded by the coding sequence ATGAAAATAGGTATCGTATGCTACCCAACCTTCGGCGGTAGCGGTGTATTAGCAACCGAACTGGGAAAAGCATTGGCAGAAAAAGGGCATATGGTTCACTTTATTACGTACCAACAACCGGTTCGTCTGAGTGGTTTTTTTACCAATATCTTTTACCACGAAGTGCGTGTGCCACATTATCCCTTATTCGATTATCCGCCTTACGAAACAACTCTTGCAAGCACAATGGTGGATGTGGTGCTGAATAATGACCTCGATCTGTTGCATGTACACTATGCCATTCCGCATGCATCAGCTGCCTATATGGCCAAACAGATACTCAAGAAAAAAGGAAAAGACATTCCGGTTATTACTACCCTGCACGGCACAGATATTACACTGGTGGGTAAGGATAAAACCTTTGAACCTGTAGTTACATTTTCGATCAACGAAAGCGATGCTATTACAGCAGTATCGAACAACCTGCGTAAAGAAACCTATCATTCATTCGCCATTGAAAAAGAAATTGAAGTGATCCACAACTTTGTGGATGTGCAACGCTTCGATAAAAAACCATTGGATGCTTTCCGTAAGGTGCTTGCACCAAATGGCGAACGCATTATTGCGCATGCAAGTAACTTCCGTAAAGTAAAACGGGTGAATGATATCATCCGCATATTTGCCAATATCAATAAAGTTGTTCCTTCTAAATTATTGATGGTGGGCGATGGGCCCGACAGACCCGGTGCTGAAGAACTTTGTCGTGAGTTAGGTATTTGTGATGATGTGCGTTTCCTCGGCAAGCAGCAGGAAATGGAAGAGATCCTTGCTATCTCGGATATGTTTATTCTTACATCAGAATATGAAAGCTTTGGTTTATCGGCTTTAGAAGCAATGGCAGCAGGTGTTCCTGTTCTGTCGACCAATGCAGGTGGTATACCTGAGATAAATATTCACGGCGAAACAGGTTATATGGCCAACATTGGTGATGTTAATGAACTGAGTCGCCTTGGAATTGAATTGCTGAAAAACGATGAACTCTTACAATACTCTAAACAAAAAGCAAAGGAACAAGCAGCAAAATTTGATATTCACTACATTGTTCCTTTATATGAAGAGTTATACGAACGTTTTGTAAACGTATCAGCGACCCCTTAA
- a CDS encoding LiaF transmembrane domain-containing protein translates to MTSNCMGSTTKKSNEKWIGLIILAVGVIILLRNLDLSLPDFLFSWPMILIVVGFIVAVKEEFKGVNWLILMGLGGFFLVLKIVPDWNLRNFIAPAILIAIGLSFLFRRSKVTIGNQQDENIAAEPASYSQDSFSTSSVQEEDVIDATAVFGAVKKNVYSKNFKGGESVAIFGGSEINLTHADFAGTIKLEVVNVFGGTTLFVPAHWQIRSEVVAIFGAIEDKRQRPAGVSTDKILVIEGFVMFGGIDIKSI, encoded by the coding sequence ATGACAAGCAATTGTATGGGATCAACAACAAAAAAATCAAATGAAAAATGGATCGGCCTTATTATACTGGCAGTTGGTGTTATAATCCTGCTCCGCAATCTCGATCTTTCTCTGCCTGATTTTTTATTTTCCTGGCCAATGATCCTGATTGTTGTTGGGTTTATTGTAGCGGTTAAGGAGGAGTTTAAGGGGGTTAACTGGCTGATATTAATGGGACTTGGTGGTTTTTTTCTTGTGTTGAAAATTGTGCCTGATTGGAATTTGCGCAACTTTATTGCACCTGCTATTCTCATTGCAATAGGATTAAGCTTTTTGTTTCGCAGAAGTAAGGTGACTATTGGTAACCAACAGGATGAAAATATAGCAGCTGAGCCTGCTTCTTATTCTCAAGATAGCTTTTCTACATCTTCGGTTCAGGAAGAAGATGTAATTGATGCGACGGCTGTATTTGGTGCAGTGAAAAAGAATGTGTACTCGAAAAATTTTAAAGGAGGAGAATCAGTTGCCATCTTTGGTGGTTCTGAAATTAATCTTACACATGCTGACTTTGCCGGAACGATAAAACTTGAAGTAGTAAATGTGTTTGGAGGCACCACCTTATTTGTACCTGCTCATTGGCAAATACGCAGTGAAGTAGTCGCCATCTTTGGTGCAATTGAAGATAAACGTCAGCGCCCTGCCGGCGTAAGTACAGATAAAATACTGGTGATCGAAGGTTTTGTGATGTTTGGTGGAATTGATATCAAGTCGATCTGA